From Cytophagales bacterium, the proteins below share one genomic window:
- a CDS encoding M1 family metallopeptidase yields the protein MKFTLYFTLLVLSLSAFSQEDYQWKGKFEQIDPMLPAPNTYRSGSGAPGEGYWQQQADYKIKVSLDEKAQKIKGSETITYTNNSPHTLTYLWLQLDQNVRQNDNLADQTKANRIYDSIPAKYTQGYLGGLDFDWGYQIDFVKNAQGKDMEYIINYTMMKVVLESGLKTGESVAIQIDWSYIINDRQIDGGRSGYEYFPKDDNNLYTIAQFFPRMAVYDDVNGWQNKQFLGDGEFALPFGDYEVEITVPADHIVAASGVLQNESEVLSKEQLERFTRAKTTFDQPVFIVTEEEARQNEKSGTSKQKTWRYKADDVRDFAFASSRKFIWDAQAVQLDGKTPLAMSFYPKEGNPLWEEESTKAVKNTLEFYSERTFDYPYPVAISVHTASIGMEYPMICFNYGRPNDDGTYSPRKKAGMIEVIIHEVGHNFFPMIVNSDERQWAWMDEGINTFMEKETKRVLYPEIYENDTWGTPKGLSNYMKGDKKYIRPIMTNPEQVMQLGYNAYGKPSAALTVLRELVMGPELFDAAFKEYSVRWAFKHPQPADFFRTMEDASAVDLDWFWNGWFYSRDFVDVGIEEVKWYRLKDDKKSVEKDLTVATGNLGESNEKTYDFGSEPEEFFVRNTPYGGEFRSRTDDKSIFKKLSDKNFYQVKLQNKGGLVTPVLLEFHFADGSTEIKKVPAEIWRYNEEEVTKVFAFKKQVQKIVLDPSLMTGDAEAEDNVFPREPGNSKFDKFKKSKDE from the coding sequence ATGAAATTCACGCTATACTTCACTTTGTTGGTGCTTTCGTTATCAGCATTCTCTCAGGAAGACTATCAATGGAAAGGAAAATTTGAGCAGATCGATCCGATGCTGCCGGCTCCTAATACCTACCGTTCGGGTTCTGGGGCACCGGGTGAGGGATATTGGCAACAACAGGCTGATTATAAGATCAAAGTGTCTTTGGATGAAAAGGCGCAGAAGATCAAGGGAAGTGAGACCATCACCTACACCAACAACTCCCCTCATACCTTGACTTATCTATGGTTACAGCTGGATCAAAACGTACGTCAAAATGACAATTTGGCGGATCAGACTAAAGCCAACCGAATCTATGACTCCATTCCGGCAAAGTATACTCAAGGTTACCTTGGTGGACTGGATTTTGATTGGGGCTACCAGATAGATTTTGTGAAAAATGCCCAGGGCAAGGATATGGAGTACATCATCAATTACACGATGATGAAAGTGGTATTGGAATCAGGTTTGAAGACTGGTGAAAGTGTAGCAATACAAATAGATTGGTCTTATATCATCAATGATCGACAGATCGATGGAGGAAGAAGTGGTTATGAGTACTTCCCGAAAGATGATAACAACCTGTACACCATTGCTCAATTTTTCCCAAGAATGGCGGTATACGATGATGTCAATGGATGGCAAAACAAACAGTTTCTCGGAGATGGTGAGTTTGCCTTGCCTTTTGGGGACTATGAAGTAGAAATCACTGTTCCTGCTGATCATATTGTGGCCGCCAGTGGTGTCCTGCAAAATGAAAGTGAAGTATTGTCTAAAGAACAGTTGGAGCGTTTCACCAGGGCAAAGACCACTTTTGATCAACCTGTCTTCATTGTTACTGAAGAAGAAGCGCGTCAAAATGAAAAAAGTGGAACCTCCAAACAAAAGACTTGGCGTTATAAAGCCGATGATGTAAGAGATTTTGCTTTCGCTTCTTCCAGGAAATTCATCTGGGATGCTCAGGCAGTGCAGCTTGATGGTAAAACACCTCTGGCTATGTCATTCTATCCGAAAGAAGGTAATCCACTTTGGGAAGAAGAATCCACAAAGGCCGTTAAGAACACCCTGGAGTTTTATTCAGAACGAACCTTCGATTACCCTTATCCAGTGGCGATTTCGGTACATACAGCCAGTATTGGTATGGAATATCCGATGATCTGCTTCAATTATGGTCGACCGAACGATGATGGAACTTACTCACCCAGGAAAAAGGCTGGTATGATCGAAGTGATCATCCACGAAGTAGGTCACAACTTTTTCCCAATGATTGTGAATTCAGATGAAAGACAATGGGCGTGGATGGATGAAGGGATTAATACTTTCATGGAGAAAGAGACGAAAAGGGTTTTATATCCGGAGATATATGAGAACGATACCTGGGGAACCCCGAAAGGATTGTCGAACTACATGAAAGGGGATAAGAAATATATTCGGCCGATCATGACCAATCCCGAGCAGGTCATGCAATTGGGTTATAATGCATACGGTAAGCCTTCAGCAGCTTTGACAGTATTGCGAGAGTTAGTCATGGGGCCTGAACTGTTCGATGCAGCTTTCAAGGAGTATTCGGTCCGGTGGGCCTTTAAGCATCCACAACCTGCGGATTTCTTCCGAACGATGGAAGATGCTTCAGCGGTGGACTTAGACTGGTTCTGGAATGGCTGGTTCTATTCCAGGGACTTTGTGGATGTGGGTATCGAAGAAGTGAAATGGTACCGACTGAAGGATGATAAGAAATCGGTAGAAAAAGACCTTACAGTAGCAACCGGCAACCTCGGAGAGAGCAATGAAAAGACTTATGATTTTGGCAGTGAACCTGAAGAGTTTTTCGTCAGGAATACACCCTATGGCGGTGAGTTCAGAAGTAGAACCGATGACAAATCGATATTCAAGAAATTATCCGATAAGAATTTCTATCAGGTAAAACTTCAGAACAAAGGAGGATTGGTTACGCCTGTTTTACTGGAATTTCATTTTGCGGATGGATCGACAGAGATCAAAAAAGTACCTGCTGAGATCTGGCGCTACAATGAAGAAGAGGTAACCAAAGTCTTTGCTTTCAAAAAGCAGGTACAAAAGATTGTGCTGGATCCGTCCTTGATGACAGGTGATGCTGAAGCAGAAGATAACGTGTTTCCACGAGAGCCTGGCAATTCAAAGTTTGACAAATTCAAGAAGTCAAAGGATGAATAA
- a CDS encoding histidinol-phosphate transaminase, with the protein MPLHFKPYLLNQATYKGGKARDEDSKQKIYKLSSNENPIGASPLAIEALTKHAHTAFEYPEATNQEFHEALESFYNGKVRAEQFITTNSGVANIEMVMRGFLEPGTQFIYSSPAFIAYRGFGEKMGAEAVDVPLVGEHFELDVDGILEAINEKTRLILITSPNNPTGTHIPKSKIDGLINKLPDHVVLLFDEVYYQFADAEDYVRATPYIMDGKNVVAINSFSKAYGLAGLRVGYSYSTPEISGYLRNLRRPFMVNTLSMKAAMAALKDEAFINQTVKVVHEGREYLYEELARLGCQFWKTQANFILIKPEMSSTDFVGKMADEKVMVRPAEGMSDPRGVRVTIGDREANEAFIQAYMKVRD; encoded by the coding sequence ATGCCCCTGCATTTTAAACCTTACCTACTTAATCAAGCAACCTATAAAGGGGGAAAAGCCCGAGATGAGGATTCTAAGCAAAAGATCTACAAATTATCCTCCAATGAGAACCCGATAGGGGCCAGTCCGCTGGCCATTGAAGCGTTAACTAAACATGCGCATACGGCATTCGAATATCCTGAAGCTACTAATCAGGAATTTCATGAGGCACTGGAAAGTTTTTATAATGGCAAAGTCAGGGCAGAACAATTCATCACCACAAATAGTGGAGTAGCGAACATCGAGATGGTGATGCGCGGCTTTCTGGAGCCAGGAACACAATTTATCTATTCAAGTCCGGCATTTATCGCGTATCGAGGTTTTGGCGAGAAAATGGGAGCGGAAGCTGTGGATGTGCCTTTGGTGGGGGAACACTTTGAATTGGATGTGGATGGTATTCTGGAGGCGATCAATGAAAAGACCCGTCTCATTTTGATCACTAGTCCCAATAACCCTACAGGAACTCACATTCCGAAATCCAAAATTGATGGATTGATCAACAAGCTTCCTGATCATGTTGTGCTGCTATTTGATGAGGTCTATTATCAATTCGCAGATGCTGAAGACTATGTTCGAGCTACTCCTTATATAATGGATGGGAAAAACGTGGTGGCGATCAATAGCTTTTCCAAAGCCTATGGACTGGCAGGTTTAAGAGTGGGTTATTCTTACAGTACGCCGGAGATATCAGGATATCTGAGAAATCTGAGAAGGCCATTCATGGTGAATACTTTGAGCATGAAAGCAGCAATGGCCGCATTAAAAGATGAAGCTTTCATCAACCAGACGGTGAAAGTAGTTCACGAAGGAAGAGAATATTTGTACGAAGAGTTAGCTCGACTAGGATGTCAATTTTGGAAGACGCAGGCCAATTTTATTTTGATCAAACCTGAAATGAGCTCAACGGATTTTGTAGGAAAAATGGCAGATGAAAAAGTTATGGTAAGACCTGCCGAAGGAATGTCCGATCCAAGGGGCGTCAGGGTAACAATTGGCGATCGAGAAGCCAACGAAGCCTTTATTCAGGCTTATATGAAGGTTAGAGACTAA
- a CDS encoding DUF349 domain-containing protein has protein sequence MELQDGMPNSEENPKNLENVQQEAEKQEEITNNTETSTEEVPQEEPTTSDDSSVASEGDVQESVVEEQSLVAEEVTPQENVESSSTETQEIDQPEDVPAESSGAEEAVEPVPEGTTSDSTQEEGQAEVETSTEEVKSEEVSEQTEATDPVVAEEVTAENPATAQTDEEAVEEEELEEIDFSAKTKAELLAFAIDLNNHDQIRRLDKYLKPLKARFDKVFIEERQTALDAFVAEGNERDDFEFRGDDESRKFQDYYDLLREKRNKHHAEFEKRKEDNLKHKEEILEKIRELIDGEETDISIKAVRELQNEWKTVGPVPGQHNKTLWANYNALLDRFYDARSIYFELKDLDRKKNLQLKLDICAKAEALDAVESVKDAVIQLNELHEEFKHVGPIPREQQEEVWQRFKTASDKIYVKRKGYVDDLKKAFVENLEKKMQLVEEVEQFIKFDSDRISAWNKKTKEIQELQKKWEAVGGIPREKAKEVNKRFWAGFKGFFANKSAFFKKFEAQRGDNLKIKQGLVEEAKALQGNTDWVATTDKYKRLQARWKEVGPVPEKYRTSIYEEFKAACDHFFDQRRAQNQEQNQEQEANLKVKLQVCDSIDAIAGEGKVDLDVVYGLLDQFHEAGFVPRHSMKKVQNRFTEVTKKLMSIDSLEEDDRQDLKINIEVGKIKGGPHADRKIFRKENSLKRKIENLESDISTWKNNLEFFASSKAADQLKQDFETKIVKASEELDELKKELRMVRNS, from the coding sequence ATGGAATTGCAAGATGGTATGCCGAATTCTGAGGAGAATCCTAAGAATTTGGAAAACGTTCAGCAAGAAGCTGAAAAACAAGAAGAGATTACAAACAACACCGAAACTTCAACGGAAGAAGTTCCTCAGGAGGAGCCCACTACGTCTGATGATTCCTCTGTAGCATCTGAAGGAGATGTACAGGAATCGGTGGTGGAAGAGCAGTCACTAGTCGCTGAAGAGGTAACTCCGCAGGAAAATGTGGAGTCTTCATCAACGGAAACACAAGAAATTGATCAACCGGAAGATGTTCCCGCTGAAAGTTCAGGGGCGGAAGAAGCGGTTGAACCAGTGCCAGAGGGTACGACATCCGATTCAACTCAGGAAGAGGGACAAGCTGAAGTTGAAACTTCCACTGAAGAAGTAAAGTCGGAAGAAGTTTCGGAACAAACTGAAGCTACCGATCCTGTTGTGGCAGAAGAGGTTACAGCCGAGAATCCAGCTACGGCCCAAACCGACGAAGAAGCAGTAGAGGAAGAAGAACTTGAAGAAATTGACTTTTCAGCTAAGACCAAAGCTGAATTATTGGCGTTTGCGATTGATCTCAATAACCATGATCAGATCCGCCGCTTAGATAAATACCTGAAGCCGCTCAAAGCGAGGTTCGACAAAGTATTCATTGAAGAGCGACAGACCGCATTGGATGCTTTTGTAGCGGAAGGTAACGAACGCGATGATTTTGAATTCAGAGGAGATGACGAATCCAGAAAGTTTCAGGATTATTATGATCTTCTTAGGGAGAAACGTAATAAGCATCACGCGGAGTTTGAGAAAAGAAAAGAGGATAATCTAAAGCACAAAGAAGAGATCCTCGAAAAAATCCGGGAGCTGATCGACGGAGAAGAAACGGACATTAGTATTAAGGCCGTTCGAGAACTGCAGAATGAGTGGAAAACGGTAGGTCCGGTTCCAGGCCAGCACAATAAGACCCTTTGGGCAAATTATAACGCTTTGCTGGACAGGTTCTACGATGCTCGCAGTATCTACTTTGAATTAAAAGACCTTGATCGAAAAAAGAACCTACAGTTAAAGCTGGACATTTGCGCCAAAGCAGAAGCGCTGGATGCGGTTGAGAGCGTGAAAGATGCAGTCATTCAGTTGAATGAATTGCATGAGGAATTTAAGCATGTGGGGCCTATTCCACGTGAGCAACAAGAGGAGGTTTGGCAAAGATTCAAGACTGCCTCTGATAAGATCTACGTGAAGCGTAAGGGATATGTGGACGATCTCAAGAAAGCTTTCGTAGAGAATCTTGAAAAGAAAATGCAACTGGTTGAAGAGGTTGAGCAGTTCATTAAATTTGATTCGGATCGAATCAGTGCCTGGAATAAGAAAACTAAGGAGATCCAGGAGTTGCAGAAAAAGTGGGAAGCTGTAGGAGGTATTCCACGTGAAAAAGCCAAGGAAGTCAACAAGCGCTTCTGGGCAGGATTCAAAGGGTTCTTTGCTAACAAGAGTGCGTTCTTTAAAAAGTTTGAAGCCCAGCGTGGAGATAATTTGAAGATCAAACAAGGTTTGGTAGAAGAGGCCAAGGCACTACAGGGCAATACAGATTGGGTAGCGACTACCGATAAATACAAGCGATTACAGGCACGTTGGAAAGAAGTGGGGCCAGTTCCTGAGAAATACCGTACGAGTATTTATGAGGAATTCAAAGCCGCTTGTGATCATTTCTTTGATCAGCGCCGAGCTCAAAACCAGGAGCAAAACCAGGAACAGGAAGCCAACCTCAAGGTGAAGCTTCAGGTTTGTGATTCGATTGATGCCATTGCCGGGGAAGGTAAGGTTGATCTCGATGTAGTATATGGATTGTTGGATCAATTCCATGAAGCAGGGTTTGTTCCCCGCCACAGCATGAAGAAGGTTCAGAACCGATTTACAGAAGTGACCAAAAAGCTGATGAGCATTGATTCTCTGGAAGAAGATGATCGTCAGGACCTGAAGATCAACATCGAAGTTGGCAAGATCAAAGGTGGACCTCATGCTGATCGTAAGATCTTCCGTAAGGAGAATTCACTGAAGAGGAAAATTGAGAACCTGGAAAGTGATATCAGCACCTGGAAAAATAACCTGGAGTTTTTTGCTTCATCCAAGGCTGCGGATCAGTTGAAGCAGGATTTTGAGACTAAAATTGTGAAAGCCTCGGAGGAGTTGGATGAGTTGAAGAAGGAACTTCGAATGGTTCGTAATTCTTAA
- a CDS encoding YqgE/AlgH family protein, giving the protein MDFFSADKIIEPTKGDLLISEPYLPDPNFERTVVLICEHDENGTFGYVLNKQSQLTLSELVEEAEGFDANVFVGGPVQKDSLHFIHRASEMADKEKEILPGVYWAGDFDDLLLKINTRQIHAKDVRFFLGYSGWSPGQLMEELEQKSWIVCKGVGQSIVFDTAPEDMWRTVLKRMGGKFKMIASYPVDPRLN; this is encoded by the coding sequence ATGGATTTCTTTTCCGCTGACAAAATTATTGAGCCAACTAAAGGTGATTTGCTCATTTCCGAGCCGTATTTACCTGATCCGAATTTCGAGAGAACAGTTGTCTTAATATGTGAACACGATGAGAATGGAACATTTGGATACGTGTTGAATAAGCAATCCCAATTGACCCTTTCAGAATTAGTAGAGGAGGCCGAGGGGTTTGATGCAAATGTTTTTGTAGGAGGCCCCGTACAAAAAGATAGTTTACACTTTATTCATCGGGCATCTGAAATGGCAGACAAAGAAAAAGAAATATTGCCAGGGGTTTATTGGGCCGGTGATTTCGATGATTTACTGCTCAAAATCAACACCAGACAGATTCATGCTAAAGATGTCCGGTTTTTTCTGGGCTATTCCGGATGGTCTCCTGGACAGCTGATGGAGGAATTAGAACAAAAGTCATGGATTGTTTGTAAGGGAGTTGGTCAGTCGATTGTTTTTGATACGGCTCCCGAAGACATGTGGCGTACGGTATTAAAACGAATGGGAGGGAAGTTTAAAATGATCGCAAGCTACCCGGTTGACCCACGATTGAATTAA
- a CDS encoding tRNA-(ms[2]io[6]A)-hydroxylase: MQYRIDLSVPSSQEWVDTVMNDFDAFLVDHANCERKASAMAMSFVAKYPDRLEIIPELIDTGIEELEHFKDVYQIMQERGIQLPPEMGQDFYIKDLLTFCRSGREERFMDRLLLASLVETRGAERFRLVYEALDPGPLKDFYHRLWASEARHGEIFVKMTLNYFEEAPVYARLQEMTEYEGGVIQNLPLKPALH, encoded by the coding sequence ATGCAGTATAGAATTGACCTTTCTGTTCCAAGTAGTCAGGAGTGGGTAGATACAGTGATGAATGATTTTGATGCCTTTCTTGTCGATCATGCTAATTGTGAAAGGAAAGCATCCGCTATGGCCATGAGTTTTGTGGCAAAATACCCCGATAGACTGGAGATTATTCCTGAATTGATTGATACAGGGATTGAAGAACTGGAACATTTCAAGGATGTGTACCAGATCATGCAAGAGCGTGGAATTCAGTTGCCACCAGAAATGGGACAGGATTTTTATATCAAGGACTTACTCACATTTTGTCGTTCAGGTCGTGAAGAACGGTTCATGGATCGTTTGTTGTTGGCATCACTGGTGGAGACACGAGGCGCGGAGCGTTTCCGGTTGGTTTACGAAGCATTGGACCCAGGTCCGTTGAAAGACTTTTATCATCGTCTTTGGGCTTCCGAAGCGAGGCATGGTGAGATTTTTGTGAAAATGACTTTAAATTATTTTGAAGAAGCCCCAGTTTATGCGAGGTTGCAGGAAATGACAGAATACGAAGGAGGCGTCATTCAAAACTTACCGTTAAAACCAGCGTTGCATTAA
- the pdxH gene encoding pyridoxamine 5'-phosphate oxidase encodes MKIDVAALREEYSGADLDIDSAEQSPFAQFKKWFEEAVSGELLEPNAMVLSTQGDRFPDQRTVLMKAYDEKGIVFYTNYKSNKAQQIDKKPKVSILFPWYGLHRQVKVLGKATKVSTTESLAYFTSRPFGSQLGAWVSHQSEVISSRSILEMKLAEMKEKFKSGKVPLPDFWGGYRVEPEAFEFWQGRPNRLHDRLLYEKTGGDWTIKRLSP; translated from the coding sequence ATGAAGATAGATGTCGCCGCATTGAGAGAGGAATATTCAGGAGCTGATTTAGATATTGATTCTGCGGAACAATCGCCCTTTGCTCAATTCAAAAAATGGTTTGAAGAAGCGGTTTCAGGTGAGTTGTTGGAGCCCAATGCCATGGTGCTTTCCACTCAAGGGGATAGATTCCCGGATCAGCGTACCGTGCTTATGAAAGCCTATGATGAAAAAGGAATTGTTTTCTATACCAATTACAAAAGCAATAAAGCGCAACAAATAGACAAAAAACCTAAGGTGAGTATCCTGTTTCCCTGGTACGGGTTACACAGACAGGTCAAGGTCCTGGGTAAGGCCACCAAAGTATCTACCACTGAATCTCTGGCCTATTTCACTTCCAGGCCTTTTGGAAGTCAATTGGGAGCATGGGTCTCCCATCAAAGTGAGGTGATCTCTTCAAGAAGTATTCTGGAAATGAAGCTGGCTGAAATGAAAGAGAAATTCAAAAGTGGAAAAGTCCCATTGCCTGATTTCTGGGGTGGCTATCGTGTGGAACCTGAAGCCTTCGAGTTTTGGCAAGGTCGACCCAATCGACTCCATGACCGGTTGCTGTATGAAAAGACAGGTGGAGACTGGACCATCAAGCGACTATCTCCATGA
- a CDS encoding sulfotransferase, with translation MTKFHFISGLPRSGSTLLSGILRQNPGYSANMSSPVGSLVNGILEQIGAGSEFYSFFDEDKRKTMCNAIFRAYYDESPAKDVIFDTNRMWAARLHQLVELFDDFKVICLVRNPAWVMDSFEQIYRKNPFNYSRMFAAQNRGTVYSRCESMINGGVVGAAWMALKEAYYGDYSDKLLLIDYDLLAMHPEKTMSLLYEFIGEPKFNHDFDNVDFSHDEFDYTLGVKGLHTVKRKVEYKRRRTILPPDLFQKYSEMAFWTDKAGTAASVIAPKSNMLTAVR, from the coding sequence ATGACGAAGTTTCATTTCATATCTGGTTTACCCCGCTCCGGATCTACTTTGCTATCAGGTATTCTTCGTCAAAACCCAGGATATAGTGCAAATATGAGCAGTCCTGTTGGCTCTTTGGTCAATGGTATTCTTGAACAAATAGGGGCTGGTAGTGAATTTTACAGCTTTTTTGATGAGGATAAACGTAAGACGATGTGCAATGCCATCTTCCGTGCTTACTATGATGAAAGCCCGGCAAAGGATGTGATTTTCGATACCAATCGCATGTGGGCAGCACGCCTCCATCAGTTAGTCGAACTATTTGATGATTTCAAAGTCATTTGTTTGGTCAGGAACCCAGCCTGGGTGATGGACAGCTTTGAGCAGATTTATCGCAAAAACCCCTTTAATTATAGCCGTATGTTTGCCGCCCAAAACAGGGGTACGGTATATTCCCGTTGCGAGTCCATGATCAATGGTGGAGTTGTCGGAGCAGCCTGGATGGCCTTGAAAGAAGCTTACTACGGTGATTATTCAGATAAGCTTTTGCTGATTGATTACGATCTCCTTGCCATGCATCCCGAGAAGACCATGTCCTTATTGTATGAGTTTATCGGTGAGCCGAAATTTAATCATGACTTTGACAATGTAGATTTCAGTCATGATGAATTTGATTACACTTTAGGAGTGAAAGGGTTGCACACAGTTAAAAGAAAAGTAGAATATAAAAGAAGAAGGACCATCTTACCTCCTGATCTTTTTCAGAAGTATAGTGAAATGGCCTTCTGGACGGACAAAGCCGGAACAGCGGCAAGTGTCATAGCGCCGAAATCAAATATGTTGACAGCAGTGCGCTGA